Proteins encoded in a region of the Dreissena polymorpha isolate Duluth1 chromosome 6, UMN_Dpol_1.0, whole genome shotgun sequence genome:
- the LOC127835722 gene encoding uncharacterized protein LOC127835722 → MEYFHLFLLVVMVMMVSEVKGHGRMIDPPQRSTAWRYGFDTPPNFTDMGLNCGGTSHQWIVNGGKCGACGDPYDAVQKPNQTPGGKYVTGTIVRSYESSKIIDIKIELTAYHKGYFEFRICPLDPGNGKETEVTMDCLNEYQLEVGRADQSEDEFVTRYSVEGDNAVGSQGTGIYNLKVKLPEGLVCNSCVMQWIWHGGNSWGCDADGACGLGKGPQENFWNCADVEITSSSTASMTPSPTTYRPPSTTKATTQMPTTTTTTKMPTTTKTQTTLKPTTTPLLPTTTTKSLDDDIDTSSCVGASGTSNSTMDALCKIICQVPEDCLPEMCICFDFCRSKLPASFSDQTCKDLCRLSPAYCESDLCSCYQTDDIPTTTPKPPSSECDCVGVFPFDAPYMHKWCCDNCKRGNCPKSHCACTSY, encoded by the exons ATGGAATATTTTCATCTTTTCCTGTTGGTCGTTATGGTAATGATGGTTTCTGAGGTCAAGGGTCACGGTCGAATGATTGATCCTCCACAAAGGTCAACGGCGTGGCGATATGGTTTTGATACGCCCCCAAACTTTACGGACATGGGATTGAACTGCGGAGGGACTTCG CATCAGTGGATTGTGAATGGCGGGAAATGTGGGGCTTGCGGGGATCCCTACGACGCCGTACAAAAGCCCAACCAAACACCGGGAGGGAAGTATGTAACGGGCACAATTGTCCGGAGCTACGAAAGTTCTAAAATTATTGACATCAAGATTGAGCTCACTGCGTACCACAAGGGATATTTTGAATTCAG AATCTGCCCGCTGGATCCCGGCAACGGCAAAGAGACGGAAGTTACGATGGACTGCTTGAACGAGTACCAGCTGGAAGTTGGGAGAGCTGACCAATCAGAAGACGAGTTTGTAACCAG GTACTCGGTAGAGGGTGACAATGCGGTTGGGAGTCAAGGAACCGGGATATACAACCTCAAAGTGAAACTTCCGGAAGGGCTGGTGTGTAACTCCTGCGTGATGCAGTGGATATGGCATGGGG GTAACAGCTGGGGTTGCGACGCAGACGGTGCATGTGGTTTAGGTAAGGGCCCCCAGGAGAACTTCTGGAACTGCGCTGACGTGGAAATAACTAGTTCCAGTACGGCTTCCATGACTCCGAGTCCGACGACTTACCGACCGCCTTCAACGACGAAAGCGACAACCCAAATGCCGACGACCACAACAACCACTAAGATGCCGACAACAACCAAGACACAGACTACCTTGAAGCCGACGACGACGCCACTGTTACCGACAACCACGACGAAATCCCTGGACGACGACATCGACACTTCGAGTTGCGTTGGAGCTTCCGGCACTTCCAATTCGACCATGGACGCCCTATGCAAGATCATTTGTCAGGTACCGGAAGATTGCCTACCGGAGATGTGCATTTGCTTCGATTTCTGTCGCTCCAAGCTCCCAGCATCTTTTTCTGACCAGACCTGCAAAGATCTGTGCAGACTTTCCCCAGCATATTGCGAGTCCGACCTCTGCAGCTGCTACCAAACCGACGATATCCCGACGACAACACCGAAACCGCCGTCAAGCGAATGTGACTGCGTCGGTGTATTTCCGTTTGACGCGCCCTACATGCACAAGTGGTGTTGCGACAACTGCAAACGAGGAAATTGTCCAAAATCTCACTGTGCTTGTACTAGCTATTAA